In the Leifsonia sp. 466MF genome, one interval contains:
- a CDS encoding LacI family DNA-binding transcriptional regulator: MSKRLAEVARKVGVSEATVSRVLNDKPGVSDATRQAVLTALDVLGYERPTKLRGERARLVGLVLPELQNPIFPAFAEIIGGALAQNGYTPVLCTQTAGGISEADYVELLLQQQVSGVVFVGGAYAQQDADHSHYGRLTDLHLPTVLVNAPVDSLGFATVSCDDTVATTQALTHLRSLGHERIGLLLGPRDHIPSQRKLAAARRITAEWGDELDESLVVHSLYSLEAGQAAATRLLAAGVTAIVCASDPMALGAIRAVRRAGLSVPRDVSVVGYDDSALMNCTEPPLTTIRQPIEPMGRTIIELLLRQISSDSAIRDELFFEPELVVRGSTGPAPHAS, from the coding sequence ATGTCGAAACGACTCGCCGAAGTGGCGCGCAAGGTCGGTGTCAGCGAGGCCACCGTCAGCCGCGTCCTCAACGACAAGCCGGGAGTGTCGGACGCCACCCGTCAGGCGGTGCTGACCGCCCTGGATGTGCTGGGCTACGAGCGGCCGACCAAGCTGCGCGGAGAGCGCGCTCGGCTCGTCGGGCTCGTGCTCCCCGAACTGCAGAACCCGATCTTCCCCGCCTTCGCCGAGATCATCGGGGGAGCACTCGCGCAGAACGGCTACACCCCGGTGCTCTGCACGCAGACCGCCGGCGGCATCTCGGAGGCCGACTATGTCGAGCTCCTGCTGCAGCAGCAGGTCTCCGGTGTTGTCTTCGTCGGCGGCGCCTATGCCCAGCAGGATGCGGACCACAGCCACTACGGCCGGCTGACCGACCTGCACCTCCCGACCGTCCTCGTGAACGCCCCCGTCGACTCTCTGGGATTCGCCACGGTCTCCTGCGACGACACGGTGGCCACGACCCAGGCGCTGACGCACCTTCGGTCGCTCGGCCACGAGCGGATCGGGCTGCTGCTGGGGCCGCGCGACCACATCCCGTCGCAGCGTAAGCTCGCGGCAGCCCGCCGGATCACGGCGGAGTGGGGCGACGAGCTGGATGAGTCCCTCGTCGTGCACTCGCTGTACTCCCTCGAGGCAGGCCAGGCGGCGGCGACCCGGCTTCTCGCCGCCGGCGTTACGGCGATCGTGTGCGCGAGCGACCCGATGGCGCTCGGGGCGATCCGGGCCGTCCGGCGGGCCGGGCTCTCGGTGCCGCGCGACGTCTCCGTCGTCGGCTACGACGACTCCGCGCTGATGAACTGCACCGAGCCTCCGCTGACCACGATCCGGCAGCCCATCGAGCCGATGGGACGCACGATCATCGAGCTCCTGCTCCGTCAGATCTCCAGCGATTCGGCCATCCGGGACGAGCTGTTCTTCGAGCCGGAACTGGTGGTGCGTGGTTCCACCGGGCCCGCTCCGCACGCGAGCTGA
- a CDS encoding UbiA family prenyltransferase, which yields MAKKVLSLLLASHPGPTVVVTVIATLLGVGLGYPPGRLVILALAVLFGQLSIGWCNDWLDAARDRAVERSDKPAARGDVSVPTVRVAAFVALAAAILLTIPLGPGALIAHVVAIAGGWAYNLGLKATVFSFVPFAVSFGVLPAIATLGQEQPALPQWWVFAAGALLGVAAHVTNVLPDLEDDARTGISGLPHRLGARLSGLLAFAALAIATLLITFGPGLPVRPLLIVGLVIGLAATVTGVVLLFRRSPTRLLMQLIMTCAIVDVAMLALTGQSVTV from the coding sequence ATGGCGAAGAAGGTGCTCTCCCTCCTGCTCGCCAGTCACCCAGGGCCCACCGTCGTGGTCACGGTGATCGCGACGCTGCTCGGCGTCGGCCTCGGCTATCCACCCGGCCGGCTCGTGATCCTCGCTCTGGCCGTGCTCTTCGGCCAGCTGTCCATCGGCTGGTGCAACGACTGGTTGGATGCGGCCCGCGACCGCGCGGTGGAGCGCAGCGACAAGCCGGCGGCGCGCGGAGACGTTTCGGTCCCGACCGTCCGCGTCGCCGCCTTCGTGGCGCTGGCGGCGGCGATCCTGCTGACGATCCCGCTCGGGCCGGGGGCGCTGATCGCCCACGTGGTCGCCATCGCCGGCGGCTGGGCGTACAACCTGGGGCTGAAGGCGACCGTCTTCTCGTTCGTCCCGTTCGCGGTGTCGTTCGGTGTGCTGCCCGCCATCGCCACCCTGGGTCAGGAGCAGCCCGCACTGCCGCAGTGGTGGGTGTTCGCCGCCGGCGCTCTGCTCGGCGTCGCCGCGCACGTCACCAATGTGCTCCCGGATCTGGAGGATGACGCGCGCACCGGCATCAGCGGGCTCCCGCACCGGCTGGGCGCGCGGCTCAGCGGACTGCTCGCCTTCGCGGCGCTCGCGATCGCGACCCTGCTCATCACGTTCGGCCCCGGCCTCCCGGTCCGCCCGCTCCTCATCGTCGGCCTGGTGATCGGCCTCGCGGCGACAGTGACCGGTGTGGTCCTGCTGTTCCGCCGGAGTCCGACGCGCCTCCTCATGCAGCTGATCATGACCTGCGCCATCGTGGACGTCGCCATGCTCGCCCTGACGGGTCAGTCGGTCACGGTCTGA
- a CDS encoding helix-turn-helix transcriptional regulator produces MADYPAPEPALAPDDRGWMRDLGAMLALPSLWVDHSPAEIADGLLSVLVGVLRLEAGFARFEIPGGQERLEAWRPSGPPAPDSLVEALRSGRAFPDSGGTEPGPTGFATAAVRTAEVGGATTGRITRVAGLSLALPWESARVLVAASRADFPTERETHLLRVAVGQAAIALHTARRLAAEQDARRAAERERDRQTHALHALLDDLGPALTEATRRVRQAAKEADDPNVSLGAAGTHPLSAPDAGERAVVALRGSPLDPAPVRGSAADDMAPLDETLTRRELEVLGLLAQGLSNKEIAGVMWLSDRTVERHITSLYRKIGVGRRSEATAFALRHGVV; encoded by the coding sequence GTGGCTGACTATCCCGCCCCCGAGCCCGCCCTCGCACCCGACGATCGGGGGTGGATGCGCGACCTCGGGGCGATGCTCGCGCTGCCGTCGCTGTGGGTGGATCACAGTCCCGCCGAGATCGCGGACGGCCTGCTGAGCGTCCTGGTCGGCGTCCTGCGGCTGGAGGCGGGTTTCGCCCGGTTCGAGATCCCCGGCGGTCAGGAGCGGCTCGAGGCCTGGCGTCCGTCCGGGCCGCCTGCGCCGGACTCCCTGGTGGAGGCGCTGCGGTCCGGTCGTGCGTTCCCGGACTCCGGCGGCACGGAACCGGGTCCGACCGGTTTCGCGACAGCCGCCGTGCGGACGGCCGAGGTGGGCGGTGCGACGACCGGACGGATCACCCGGGTCGCCGGGCTCAGCCTGGCGCTGCCGTGGGAGTCGGCACGCGTGCTGGTGGCGGCATCCCGGGCCGACTTCCCGACCGAGCGGGAGACGCACCTGCTGCGGGTCGCGGTCGGGCAGGCGGCGATCGCCCTCCACACGGCACGGCGCCTGGCGGCCGAGCAGGATGCCCGTCGGGCGGCCGAGCGGGAGCGCGATCGTCAGACGCACGCCCTGCACGCCCTCCTCGACGACCTGGGCCCGGCACTGACGGAGGCGACGCGCCGGGTCCGTCAGGCGGCGAAGGAGGCGGACGACCCGAACGTGTCGCTCGGTGCCGCTGGCACGCATCCTCTCTCGGCACCGGATGCGGGGGAGCGGGCCGTCGTAGCGTTGCGCGGCTCACCTCTGGATCCGGCTCCTGTGCGCGGCTCGGCGGCAGACGACATGGCGCCGCTCGACGAGACGCTGACCCGCCGCGAACTCGAGGTGCTCGGCCTTCTCGCGCAGGGGTTGAGCAACAAGGAGATCGCCGGTGTGATGTGGCTTAGTGACCGGACGGTCGAGCGCCACATCACGAGTCTGTACCGCAAGATCGGGGTCGGTCGGCGCAGCGAGGCAACGGCGTTCGCGCTCCGGCACGGGGTCGTCTGA
- a CDS encoding glycoside hydrolase family 13 protein codes for MTEGLSVDLTVMDGGTAAPVAAPQPASAGATARAASAPPSDDPQWWRSAVIYQIYPRSFADGNGDGVGDLAGVRQHLPYLADLGVDALWFTPWYDSPLADGGYDVADYRRIHPAFGDLAEAEALIGEALALGIRTIIDVVPNHVSDRHRWFQEALAAGPGSPERERFWFRPGRGDDGSQMPTSWPSNFSGDTWTRTTNPDGTPGEWYLHLFSPQQPDLNWDHPDVRREHEDILRFWFDRGVAGVRIDSAALLVKDPALPEVPEHPGAGEHPNQDRDELHDIYRGWRALADGYPGTRVLVGEIWLPDIERFALYLRPDELHTAFNFDFLARPWDAVELRASIDETLAAHAPVGAPSTWVLSNHDVTRAVTRYGREDTSFAFATKRKGTPTDLALGTRRARAAALLTAALPGSLYIYQGDELGLPEVEDLPDELREDPMHERSGGVDPGRDGCRVPLPWRGTQPPFGFSPEGADADPWLPQPAGWAALTVQAQQSDPASMLWLYRQALRIRRAEPGLGDGPLTWLDAPDGVLAFARGAAFANVTNLSAAPVDLPEHQAILLSSRPLVDGKLPPDSTVWLRTQHRPTGHLTT; via the coding sequence ATGACCGAAGGGCTCAGCGTGGATCTCACCGTGATGGACGGCGGCACCGCCGCACCCGTCGCCGCTCCGCAGCCGGCGAGCGCCGGTGCGACGGCGCGTGCCGCATCCGCACCGCCGTCCGACGACCCGCAGTGGTGGCGCAGCGCGGTGATCTACCAGATCTACCCGCGCAGCTTCGCGGACGGGAACGGCGACGGCGTCGGCGACCTCGCCGGCGTGCGGCAGCACCTGCCGTACCTCGCCGACCTCGGCGTCGACGCGCTCTGGTTCACGCCCTGGTACGACTCGCCGCTCGCCGACGGCGGTTACGACGTCGCCGACTACCGCCGCATCCACCCGGCATTCGGTGACCTGGCGGAGGCGGAGGCGCTGATCGGCGAGGCGCTCGCCCTCGGCATCCGCACCATCATCGACGTCGTCCCGAACCACGTCTCCGACCGGCACCGCTGGTTCCAGGAAGCCCTCGCCGCCGGCCCGGGATCGCCCGAGCGCGAACGCTTCTGGTTCCGGCCCGGCCGCGGCGACGACGGCTCGCAGATGCCGACATCGTGGCCGTCGAACTTCTCCGGAGACACCTGGACGCGCACGACGAACCCCGACGGGACGCCCGGCGAGTGGTACCTGCACCTGTTCAGCCCGCAGCAGCCGGACCTCAACTGGGACCACCCGGATGTGCGGCGCGAGCACGAGGACATCCTGCGGTTCTGGTTCGACCGCGGCGTCGCCGGAGTGCGGATCGACTCGGCCGCGCTGCTCGTGAAGGATCCGGCGCTGCCCGAGGTGCCCGAGCATCCCGGGGCGGGGGAGCATCCCAACCAGGACCGCGACGAGCTCCACGACATCTATCGCGGCTGGCGCGCCCTCGCCGACGGGTATCCGGGAACCCGGGTGCTGGTGGGCGAGATCTGGCTGCCCGACATCGAGCGGTTCGCGCTGTACCTGCGACCGGACGAGCTGCACACCGCGTTCAACTTCGACTTCCTGGCCCGGCCCTGGGATGCGGTGGAGCTGCGCGCATCCATCGACGAGACGCTCGCGGCGCATGCGCCGGTCGGCGCTCCGAGCACGTGGGTCCTCTCGAACCACGACGTCACCCGAGCGGTGACCCGGTACGGTCGCGAGGACACCTCGTTCGCCTTCGCCACCAAGCGCAAAGGCACCCCGACCGACCTCGCCCTCGGGACGCGCCGGGCACGCGCCGCGGCGCTCCTCACGGCCGCCCTGCCCGGTTCGCTGTACATCTACCAGGGCGACGAACTGGGGCTGCCGGAGGTCGAAGACCTTCCCGACGAGCTCCGCGAGGACCCGATGCACGAGCGCTCCGGCGGCGTCGACCCCGGCCGCGACGGCTGCCGGGTCCCACTCCCGTGGCGGGGGACGCAGCCGCCGTTCGGCTTCAGCCCCGAGGGCGCCGACGCCGATCCGTGGCTGCCTCAGCCGGCCGGCTGGGCCGCGCTGACCGTGCAGGCGCAGCAGAGCGACCCCGCCTCGATGCTGTGGCTCTACCGGCAGGCGCTCCGCATCCGCCGCGCAGAGCCCGGCCTCGGCGACGGACCGCTGACCTGGCTGGATGCGCCGGACGGTGTGCTGGCCTTCGCCCGCGGCGCCGCCTTCGCGAACGTCACCAACCTCTCCGCCGCTCCGGTCGACCTCCCGGAGCACCAGGCGATCCTCCTCAGCAGCCGCCCGCTCGTCGACGGGAAGCTGCCACCCGACTCGACGGTCTGGCTGCGGACGCAGCACCGGCCGACGGGACACCTCACCACCTGA
- a CDS encoding LCP family protein has product MTDLPRRHQRARGPEGVRHGRLPRRRAAIAALKLLAGALVVAFVSIGSVAAYAVWDVAHSIKTGVHLQALPGQTPIPQDIPNVGALPGGVNLLLAGTDSRSDLGGIYNSEDEQDASSGAGNNDVTMLLHIAQDHKSMMVVSFPRDLMVPIPDCPDPKGGTIDGSSYAQFNTALSRGGLNCVVATVSKMTGLSIPFAAVINFNGVSAMSDAVGGVTVCLASPVTDDYTNPPLDLPAGENTIVGDVALSFLRSRHGVGDGSDLGRISNQQVFLSALARKVVDGGVLSNPVQLYALAKAAVNNITPSDTLTNPTTLVQIALALKDTGLQNMVFVQYPAVTDPDNPNRVVPQESAADALNEALVNDQPVKLTGSTGRAAEDPTATASPAPEPGGEPSPATPTAPAAPGTPATTDPSAGGAVELPSTITGQTAAQQTCTKGNN; this is encoded by the coding sequence ATGACCGATCTGCCGCGACGGCATCAGCGCGCCCGGGGGCCGGAGGGTGTCCGTCACGGTCGGCTGCCGCGACGGCGTGCGGCGATCGCAGCGCTCAAGCTCCTCGCGGGTGCGCTCGTCGTCGCGTTCGTCAGCATCGGCTCCGTCGCCGCGTACGCGGTGTGGGATGTGGCCCACTCCATCAAGACCGGCGTCCACCTGCAGGCGCTGCCCGGGCAGACTCCCATCCCGCAGGACATCCCGAACGTCGGCGCGCTCCCCGGCGGAGTCAACCTGCTCCTCGCCGGCACGGACAGCCGCAGCGATCTGGGCGGCATCTACAACAGCGAGGACGAGCAGGACGCCAGCAGCGGCGCGGGCAACAACGACGTCACGATGCTGCTGCACATCGCGCAGGACCACAAGAGCATGATGGTCGTCAGCTTCCCGCGCGACCTGATGGTGCCCATCCCGGACTGCCCGGACCCGAAGGGCGGGACGATCGACGGCAGCTCGTACGCGCAGTTCAACACGGCGCTGTCCCGCGGCGGTCTCAACTGCGTGGTGGCGACGGTGTCGAAGATGACCGGGTTGAGCATCCCCTTCGCGGCGGTGATCAACTTCAACGGCGTCAGCGCCATGTCGGACGCGGTCGGCGGCGTCACCGTCTGCCTCGCCTCGCCCGTCACCGACGACTACACGAACCCGCCGCTCGACCTCCCCGCCGGCGAGAACACGATCGTCGGGGATGTGGCGCTCTCGTTCCTGCGCAGCCGCCACGGGGTCGGCGACGGCAGCGACCTCGGCCGCATCTCCAACCAGCAGGTGTTCCTGTCGGCCCTCGCCCGCAAGGTCGTCGACGGCGGGGTGCTCTCGAACCCGGTGCAGCTGTACGCGCTGGCGAAGGCGGCCGTGAACAACATCACCCCGTCGGACACCCTGACGAACCCGACGACGCTGGTGCAGATCGCGCTGGCGCTTAAGGACACGGGACTCCAGAACATGGTGTTCGTGCAGTACCCGGCGGTGACCGACCCGGACAACCCCAACCGCGTGGTTCCGCAGGAGTCGGCGGCGGACGCGCTCAACGAGGCCCTCGTGAACGACCAGCCGGTGAAGCTGACCGGCTCGACCGGCCGAGCAGCCGAGGACCCGACGGCGACCGCGTCGCCCGCGCCGGAACCGGGTGGCGAACCGTCGCCAGCGACGCCCACCGCTCCTGCGGCGCCGGGCACGCCCGCGACGACGGACCCGTCCGCCGGCGGAGCGGTCGAGCTGCCGTCGACGATCACCGGCCAGACGGCGGCGCAGCAGACCTGCACGAAGGGCAACAACTAG
- a CDS encoding MFS transporter, with translation MTNVRIERMSSLQLRVLVIAILASFVAFLDGAVINVALPAISRELGGGLPLQQWVVDGYLVTLGSLILIAGSLSDVFGRKRVLYAGLIGFGITSLMCAFAPTGVFLVIARALQGVAGALLVPSSLAIIISRFDGPAQAKAIGRWTAWTGVAMIAGPVVGGIFVDTLSWRWVFVINVIPIAITLILMMTLKGEDKGMGGRVDYAGAILGSVGLAGTVFALIEQGTYGWGNPRVWIPLVVGILSLVAFFIVETRVKQPMLPLGLFSVHNFWVGNVSTFFVYGALSFGPLIVTLYLQQVAGFSAIAAGFVFIPSTLCMLLLSGLFGGLAGRYGPRLFMAVGPMIASAGFLWLLMMGTDVDYWTTLLPAVLLFGVGLSITVAPLTSAILGAIHPEQAGIASAVNNAVSRIAGLLAVAAAGMIIGGTLDTQGLHRAMIAAAALLLVGGVVSAIGIRNKAPVADKIQTVTD, from the coding sequence ATGACCAACGTGCGGATCGAGCGGATGTCGTCGCTCCAGCTGAGAGTGCTCGTCATCGCGATCCTCGCGAGCTTCGTCGCCTTCCTCGACGGCGCCGTCATCAACGTCGCCCTCCCGGCGATCTCGCGGGAGCTCGGCGGAGGGCTCCCGCTGCAGCAGTGGGTGGTCGACGGCTACCTGGTCACGCTCGGCTCGCTCATCCTCATCGCCGGGTCGCTGTCCGACGTGTTCGGCCGCAAGCGCGTGCTCTACGCGGGACTGATCGGCTTCGGCATCACGTCGCTGATGTGTGCGTTCGCGCCGACCGGGGTGTTCCTTGTGATCGCCCGCGCGCTGCAGGGCGTCGCCGGGGCGCTGCTGGTGCCCAGCTCACTCGCGATCATCATCTCCCGCTTCGACGGCCCGGCCCAGGCCAAGGCGATCGGTCGCTGGACCGCGTGGACCGGTGTGGCCATGATCGCCGGCCCGGTGGTCGGGGGCATCTTCGTCGACACGCTGTCGTGGCGGTGGGTGTTCGTCATCAACGTGATCCCGATCGCGATCACGCTGATCCTCATGATGACCCTGAAGGGCGAGGACAAGGGGATGGGCGGCCGCGTCGACTACGCCGGTGCGATCCTCGGATCGGTCGGTCTCGCCGGGACCGTGTTCGCCCTGATCGAGCAGGGGACGTACGGATGGGGGAATCCGCGCGTCTGGATCCCGCTCGTGGTCGGCATCCTCAGCCTGGTGGCGTTCTTCATCGTGGAGACGCGCGTGAAGCAGCCGATGCTGCCGCTCGGGCTGTTCAGCGTCCATAACTTCTGGGTCGGCAACGTCTCCACGTTCTTCGTCTACGGCGCGCTGTCGTTCGGCCCGCTCATTGTCACGCTGTACCTGCAGCAGGTGGCCGGGTTCTCGGCGATCGCGGCCGGGTTCGTGTTCATCCCGTCCACGCTGTGCATGCTGCTGCTCTCCGGCCTGTTCGGCGGGCTCGCCGGACGCTACGGGCCCCGGCTGTTCATGGCGGTCGGGCCGATGATCGCCTCCGCGGGCTTCCTCTGGCTGCTGATGATGGGCACGGACGTCGACTACTGGACGACCCTGCTGCCCGCGGTGCTGCTGTTCGGCGTCGGCCTGTCGATCACCGTCGCGCCGCTGACGAGCGCAATCCTGGGCGCCATCCACCCGGAGCAGGCGGGAATCGCGTCTGCCGTGAACAACGCCGTGTCGCGCATCGCCGGACTGCTTGCGGTCGCCGCCGCCGGGATGATCATCGGCGGCACGCTCGACACGCAAGGACTCCACCGAGCGATGATCGCCGCGGCCGCGCTGCTGCTCGTCGGCGGCGTGGTGTCGGCGATCGGCATCCGCAACAAGGCGCCGGTCGCCGACAAGATTCAGACCGTGACCGACTGA
- a CDS encoding alpha/beta fold hydrolase, which produces MAGIDGTSETDGMGAVRQVDAGELNIGYTDSGPADGPPVLLLHGWPYDIHSFEGVVPALAGAGFRVVVPFLRGYGTTTFRHPGALRTGQPAALAADAIALLDALGIEQALVGGCDWGARTTNILAALWPERVRGQVTASGYLVAGQAANANPLHPVDELTWWYQFYFATERGRAGYDRYRDEFARLIWRTASPRWDFDDATFERSRPAFANPDHVDIVIHNYRWRLGLADGDPRLDEVEARIAARPAIPVPAITLEGDANGAFHLDPAAYRDRFTGPYEHRLITGGVGHNLAQEAPRAFADAVLDVARMADEAATRAENDRVG; this is translated from the coding sequence ATGGCGGGAATCGACGGGACATCCGAAACCGACGGGATGGGCGCGGTGCGGCAGGTGGACGCCGGCGAGCTGAACATCGGGTACACCGACAGCGGGCCGGCCGACGGACCACCGGTGCTGCTGCTTCACGGCTGGCCGTACGACATCCACAGCTTCGAGGGGGTCGTGCCCGCACTCGCGGGCGCCGGCTTCCGCGTCGTCGTGCCGTTCCTCCGCGGCTACGGCACGACGACGTTCCGCCACCCCGGCGCCCTGAGGACCGGTCAGCCGGCCGCGCTCGCCGCCGACGCGATCGCCTTGCTGGATGCGCTGGGCATCGAACAGGCGCTGGTCGGCGGCTGCGACTGGGGCGCCCGGACGACGAACATCCTCGCCGCCCTGTGGCCGGAGCGTGTGCGCGGGCAGGTGACCGCGAGCGGGTACCTCGTCGCCGGACAGGCCGCCAACGCGAACCCGCTGCACCCGGTGGACGAGCTGACGTGGTGGTACCAGTTCTACTTCGCCACCGAGCGCGGCCGGGCCGGCTACGACCGGTACCGCGACGAGTTCGCGCGCCTGATCTGGCGCACGGCGTCCCCGCGCTGGGACTTCGACGACGCCACCTTCGAGCGCAGCAGGCCGGCGTTCGCCAATCCCGATCACGTCGACATCGTCATCCACAACTACCGGTGGAGGCTGGGGCTGGCCGACGGCGACCCCCGCCTCGACGAGGTGGAGGCCCGCATCGCGGCCCGTCCGGCGATCCCGGTCCCGGCGATCACTCTGGAGGGCGACGCGAACGGCGCCTTCCACCTCGATCCGGCCGCCTATCGCGACCGCTTCACCGGACCGTACGAGCATCGACTCATCACCGGCGGTGTCGGGCACAACCTGGCGCAGGAGGCGCCGCGCGCGTTCGCCGACGCCGTCCTCGACGTCGCGCGGATGGCCGACGAGGCCGCCACCCGAGCGGAGAACGACCGTGTCGGCTGA
- a CDS encoding redoxin domain-containing protein: MSADDDRERGLFRTIAHRLAGDEEPLPDEGRLPPFARATGWLNSEPLTPEGLRGRVVLVGFWTYTCVNWLRTLPYLRAWHEKYAADGLTVIGVHTPEFGFEHDRANVIERTRALGVEYPVAVDDDYGVWDDFANHYWPAVYLADADGRLRFHHFGEGEYERTEMMIQRLLTAAGARDLDLNLVMVEPHGLEVAADWRDLRSPETYLGYGQSSGFVSESADRYDRSESYDGTGALPLNGWDLTGRWTHARHAAVLDEAGGSVAFAFHARDANLVMGPTPAGTHIPFRVLLDGRPPGDAHGTDVDADGGGVVDRQDTFQLIRQQGRVQDAVLQLEFDRTGLEAYCFTFG; encoded by the coding sequence GTGTCGGCTGACGACGACCGCGAGCGCGGCCTGTTCCGCACCATCGCGCACCGGCTCGCGGGCGACGAGGAGCCGCTCCCCGACGAGGGCCGGCTCCCACCGTTCGCCCGCGCCACCGGCTGGCTCAACTCCGAGCCGCTGACGCCCGAAGGCCTGCGCGGCCGCGTCGTCCTCGTCGGCTTCTGGACCTACACCTGCGTCAACTGGCTCCGCACGCTCCCGTACCTGCGCGCCTGGCACGAGAAGTACGCCGCCGACGGGCTCACCGTGATCGGCGTCCACACGCCCGAGTTCGGGTTCGAACACGACCGCGCCAACGTGATCGAACGCACCCGCGCGCTCGGCGTCGAATACCCGGTCGCGGTGGATGACGACTACGGCGTCTGGGACGACTTCGCCAACCACTACTGGCCGGCCGTCTACCTGGCCGACGCCGACGGGCGGCTGCGGTTCCACCATTTCGGCGAGGGCGAGTACGAGCGCACCGAGATGATGATCCAGCGGCTTCTGACGGCGGCGGGCGCCCGCGATCTGGATCTGAACCTCGTGATGGTCGAGCCGCACGGACTGGAGGTGGCGGCGGACTGGCGTGACCTCCGTTCGCCCGAGACCTACCTCGGGTACGGCCAGAGCAGCGGCTTCGTCTCCGAGTCGGCCGACCGCTACGACCGGAGCGAGTCCTACGACGGCACCGGCGCGCTGCCCCTCAACGGCTGGGACCTGACGGGCCGCTGGACGCATGCACGGCACGCGGCCGTGCTCGACGAGGCCGGCGGCAGCGTCGCGTTCGCCTTCCACGCACGTGACGCGAATCTCGTGATGGGACCGACCCCGGCCGGCACCCACATCCCGTTCCGTGTGCTTCTCGACGGCCGGCCGCCCGGCGACGCGCACGGCACGGATGTCGACGCCGACGGTGGCGGCGTGGTCGACCGCCAGGACACCTTCCAGCTGATCCGGCAGCAGGGCCGCGTACAGGATGCGGTGCTCCAGCTGGAGTTCGACCGCACGGGGCTCGAAGCGTACTGCTTCACCTTCGGGTGA
- a CDS encoding epoxide hydrolase family protein yields the protein MTIAEHRHDADSTRAEDIRPFTYTATDEELDDLRRRIRATRWPERETVDDSSQGVQLDVMRALAEYWADQHDWRTVEARLAEIPQFMTEIDGLDIHFLHIRSPHPDALPMIVTHGWPGSVIEQLKIIGPLTDPSAHGAEASDAFDLVIPSLPGHGFSGKPDATGWDPIRIARAWAELMRRLGYDRYVAQGGDWGNAVTEQLALLAPPGLIGIHTNMAATIPPAIQEALDAHEQPPADLDSEERGAWDQLAFFYAHGLAYAQEMGNRPQTLYGIADSPVGLAAWMLDHDARSYDLIARVFAGASEGLTRDDILDNVTLYWLTNTAVSSARLYWESKLAFFAPKGVTLPVGVSVFPDEIYAAPRSWATAAYPNLIHLNRLDRGGHFAAWEQPELFSQELRATFRSLR from the coding sequence ATGACCATCGCCGAACACCGCCACGACGCCGACAGCACCCGTGCCGAGGACATCCGCCCGTTCACCTACACCGCCACCGACGAGGAGCTCGACGACCTCCGACGGCGGATCCGCGCGACCCGCTGGCCGGAGCGCGAGACCGTCGACGACAGCTCGCAGGGCGTTCAGCTCGACGTCATGCGCGCCCTCGCCGAGTACTGGGCCGACCAGCACGACTGGCGCACGGTCGAGGCACGGCTGGCCGAGATCCCGCAGTTCATGACGGAGATCGACGGCCTCGACATCCACTTCCTGCACATCCGCTCGCCGCACCCGGACGCCCTCCCGATGATCGTCACGCACGGCTGGCCGGGCTCCGTCATCGAGCAGCTGAAGATCATCGGCCCGCTCACCGACCCGAGCGCCCACGGGGCCGAAGCCTCCGACGCCTTCGATCTCGTCATCCCGTCGCTTCCCGGCCACGGCTTCTCGGGCAAGCCGGATGCGACCGGCTGGGACCCGATCCGCATCGCCCGGGCGTGGGCAGAGCTGATGCGGCGGCTCGGCTACGACCGCTACGTCGCCCAGGGCGGCGACTGGGGCAACGCCGTCACCGAGCAGCTGGCTCTGCTCGCCCCTCCCGGGCTCATCGGCATCCACACCAACATGGCCGCGACCATCCCGCCCGCCATCCAGGAGGCGTTGGATGCTCACGAGCAGCCGCCGGCCGACCTCGACTCCGAGGAGCGCGGGGCGTGGGACCAGCTCGCCTTCTTCTACGCGCACGGTCTCGCCTACGCGCAGGAGATGGGCAACCGGCCGCAGACCCTCTACGGGATCGCTGACTCCCCCGTCGGGCTGGCCGCGTGGATGCTCGACCACGACGCCCGCAGCTACGACCTCATCGCCCGGGTCTTCGCCGGCGCCTCGGAGGGACTGACCCGCGACGACATCCTCGACAACGTCACGCTGTACTGGCTGACGAACACCGCGGTGTCCTCAGCCCGGCTCTACTGGGAGAGCAAGCTCGCGTTCTTCGCGCCGAAGGGGGTCACCCTCCCGGTCGGCGTGAGCGTGTTCCCGGATGAGATCTACGCCGCACCACGGAGCTGGGCGACCGCCGCCTACCCGAACCTCATCCACTTGAACCGCCTCGACCGCGGCGGGCACTTCGCCGCATGGGAGCAGCCGGAGCTGTTCTCGCAGGAGCTGCGCGCCACATTCCGGTCTCTGCGCTGA